In Alosa sapidissima isolate fAloSap1 chromosome 11, fAloSap1.pri, whole genome shotgun sequence, a single window of DNA contains:
- the szl gene encoding sizzled, giving the protein MALFVLFSALGSLALLAQSWAFDLGQSTRCVPIPNKMSVCQDVGYSEMRLPNLLGHSSLESEVVPRSEDWRPLLQTGCHPQAKAFLCSLIAPVCLDTFIQPCRSLCVAVRASCAPALGCQGHAWPEALDCERFPAHEDMCLTSLTKPMGGYLLKDLPQPACQDCPAVHELPSLKALLDSFCLSDFVVKAKLTRRRLLSDEPEFDVDGRVEFIQQGPLLPYDTNSLLQQWLLINLRCAQTLVRPGRAQLYLLTGKVQSDATVALMQLFPWHKKDLNIAVATRKWKHHIC; this is encoded by the exons ATGGCTCTGTTTGTCTTGTTCAGTGCCCTGGGCTCCCTGGCTCTGCTTGCTCAGAGCTGGGCCTTCGACTTGGGCCAGTCTACTCGCTGCGTGCCCATACCCAACAAGATGAGCGTATGCCAGGACGTGGGCTACTCAGAGATGAGGCTGCCCAACTTACTCGGGCACAGCAGCCTGGAGAGTGAGGTGGTGCCCCGCTCGGAGGACTGGCGTCCACTGCTGCAGACCGGATGCCACCCGCAGGCCAAAGCCTTCCTCTGCTCCCTAATCGCTCCTGTCTGCTTGGATAC GTTTATCCAGCCATGCCGTagtctgtgtgtggctgtgcggGCTAGCTGTGCTCCTGCCCTGGGCTGCCAGGGCCATGCTTGGCCAGAGGCGCTGGACTGTGAGCGCTTCCCTGCCCATGAGGACATGTGTCTGACCTCTCTGACTAAACCCATGGGTGGCTACCTGCTTAAAG ATTTACCTCAGCCTGCCTGTCAAGACTGTCCTGCTGTGCACGAGCTGCCTTCCCTGAAAGCGCTGCTGGATTCATTTTGCCTCAGTGATTTTG TTGTCAAAGCTAAACTGACGCGCCGTCGTCTGTTGTCTGACGAGCCGGAGTTCGATGTGGACGGACGGGTAGAGTTCATCCAACAAGGCCCCCTCCTGCCTTACGACACCAACAGCCTCCTGCAACAGTGGCTGCTCATCAACCTGCGCTGCGCTCAAACGCTGGTCCGCCCTGGCCGTGCCCAGCTCTACCTTCTCACGGGAAAGGTCCAATCCGACGCCACCGTGGCGCTAATGCAGCTTTTCCCTTGGCACAAGAAAGACCTAAACATTGCGGTGGCGACACGCAAATGGAAACACCACATATGTTGA